AACAACAACTGGTATACAAGCATGCGATTTCCACGTTTACCCCGCAACGCCCGGTATCTCTGATGTCTCAAGAGAACAACCAACAGTAACAAAACTTCTTTACTGAAAGCCTGGATATGATCAATCCGGGCTTTTTTCTTTGAAAGAAAGAAACGGGCGAGGATGCGAAAACGCGTATCCTTTGCCCGTTTGTACGTTTCAAATGTTTGAGGAAGCTCAGGATTTTCGGCGGATCATGAATAAATAGCAGAGTGTGGACAGAACGGTAGCAACAGCCATTACAACACCCATCGGTACGGCTGTGCTGCTGCCGCCGATCCCTACCAGTGGCGCCACGATACCACCACCAATAAAGGAAATGAGCCCTTGGAGTGCAGAGGCGCTACCTGCAGCTTTGCTCTGATTTGCCATCGCCAACGAGAAGCCGGTGGCACCCACGATACCTACACTAGAGACCACGAAGAAGAGGGGAACCAGCACAGCGAACAGACCGGTATCGAGAAGGATCATGGTCAACAAGGTAATTCCGCCAATAGCCGCAATGCTAATTCCGGTGACGAACAGCTTGGTTTCTTTGACGTTTCCAGCCAGCTTCCCAGTAATCTGACTCGCAATAATAATGCCCAGCCCGTTGACTGCAAAGATCACGCTAAACATTTGTGGAGAGACGCCAAAAATCTCTTGTAGTACAAAGGGAGAGCCGGAGATATAGGCAAACATAGCAGCGGTCACGAGTCCCTGGGACAATGCATAGCCCATAAAGGTACGATCCTTTATTAAACCGCTAAACGTCTTCAGCGTATTCCCTAAACCGCCCTTGGAGCGCATCCGCGCAGGCAGTGTTTCTGGCAATCCGAACATCACCGTGAAGAACATAACGACCCCAATGAGCCCCAGTGCAAAAAAGACTCCATGCCACGAAGTTACCTGTAGCAGCTGACCACCAACAATGGGAGCTGCAATCGGAGCGATCCCGTTAATCAGCATGAGCAGAGCAAAAAACTTGGTCAATTCGGTACCTGAATACAGATCACGAACTGTAGCGCGAGCAATTACGATCCCCGCGGAGCCAGCCATACCCTGCACCAGACGTAGAAGGAGAAACGTCCAAATGGAAGGGGCTACTGCACATAAAAAGGAAGCAAGCGCATAAAAGATCAGTCCGATTAATAGCGGCTTGCGACGACCTTGAACGTCACTGAGCGGTCCTGCGAACAGTTGCCCGACAGAAAGCCCAACGAGACAGGCTGTCAGACTCATCTGTGCCATCGAGGTCGTTGTTTGCAGATCCGTTTCAAGCATGGGTAACGCAGGTAGATACATATCTAGGGACAACGGTCCGAAAGCAGATAGCGAGCCGAGAATGACTGCCATCCACAGGCGGCGCGATCTACTTACGGAAGATTTTGGGGTTTCCAATTCTTTTGCGAGATTGTTCAAAGAGATGTTCAAACCTTTCTTTATGATAGTTGGCATTAGTAGATACCGATGCCACAAAAAACGCATGCCTAGCTGCTATACTCGCGGTTGAACGTCTCCATATCCGTGTGTAGGCGCGTGAGCATACCTCGAAGCAGGGTGGTTTCCTCGTCCGTAAAATGCTCAAAACACCTGGTCTCCAAGAGCTGTAAGGCTTCTTTCACGGCCAAGGTTGCCACTTTACCCTTTTCCGTTAAATACACTCTAGATATCCGCTGATCGTTCGGATCGGGTGTACGTGTGACAAGACCTGATTTTTCCATCCGATTGATCATGACTGTCAGGGTAGCTGGCTTTACATTCATGCTACGAGCGAGCTCTTTTTGCATCAACCCCCCGTGACGATAAAGACGCAGGAGCAGTGGAGGTTGGCCAGGGTGTACATCGTACTTTTGAATGAGCAAATCAAGATTATGCCGATGGAGCTTCATTACGTGACCCATAATATGAGTCAAGGCATTCACGTAGTCAAAATCCAAGACGATTCCTCCAGTTACTTAGCTGGCTAACTAAGCGTAATGTAAACGATTCTCATTCGGGTGTCAATACTTCTATGAGCATAAGAAAGGACAGACGAGGAATAAGGATGGTTATGGTACAATCAACATTATAGAGAATGTTAGGAAGGATCGGATAAACGAAATGATCATCATGAATGAAAAAATTAAAGCTTCTGAAGTACTGCTGACAGGAGTAAACGGAGAAGATCTAGGAATCATGTCTACAAAAGAAGCGCTTAAAATAGCAAAGGAGTTGCAAGTTGACCTGGTATGCCAGTCTCTTGCCAGCAGTCCACCGCCGTGCCAGCTAGTCAGTCGTACTGATTTCAAACAACAAGTGATCAAAGAAAGCGCAAAAAATCGAAAAGTTGAAAAGGGGCCCAAGCTAAAGGAAATCCGTTTGAGCGCCTATATCGAAGACCATGATTACGATACAAAGAAAGGTCAGGCTGAGCGAATTCTTACTTCCGGCGATGCCGTACAACTAACGGTTCGACTAGAGAAAAAAGAAAGCCAGGAGGCAAAGAAGCTGGTCGAGCAGCTGATCCGTGAACTGACTCACTGTGGAAAGCAAGACAAGGGCATTCAAGTCAGCGGAAAACAAGTGATCGCTGTGATGCTACCCCATTAATGACGTACCAGCACCTAACAAAGGCCATGTCTTTTAAGTTGGGTGCTTTCTTTTTGGAGCTGTATCTTTTTCGTTAGAATGGGCGTCATAACGAGAGAAGAAAGGAGGGCATTCATTGCCATTTACCTTTGCGCACCCAGCCATCGTTCTGCCACTTCGCCAGCATCACTACTTTCATTTTCCTGCCTTACTCATAGGCAGCATGGCGCCCGATTATGAATACTTCTTTCGAATGCAGGCTTATAGTACATACAGTCATACCATCGTAGGGGTGTTTTATTTTGATATACCGCTAGTGATTATGCTGTGGTTGTTGTATACCCATGTAGTGAAAAGACCGTTGCTCCACTCATTACCAGCATTTATAGGCAAAAGCTTTCACCTAGACGGAACGCGACAATCTACGGATGCGCTTCGATCATGGCGGTCCTCAGTGATCTTTTTGTACTCTGCTTTGCTTGGCATCATCAGTCATCTTGTTTGGGATGCCTTTACGCATAAAGGGGCTTTTGCTGTTGCACGGTTACCATTTCTTACGCAGCATCTCTCATTGGGGGGAATAGATCTGCCGGTGTACAAGGTGCTACAGCATGGGAGCACATGTGTTGGTTTTGCCGCCATTGCTTTTGTAATCTGGAGGTGTGGGAAGGGAATCCCCACTTCAACTGTAAAAAGGGTAGTACCTGCGTGGTTGAAATGGCTGTACTGGCTTGGAATAGCTACTGGGGGAGTAGCAGTTGCTTGCCTTCATCTTTTAGCTACGAAAGGATCTCTGTCCCTGACACACCTCTTGTCCGGAATCGTTCCTTTCTTGTCAGGGTGCATGATCACCTTGATCGTTCTCTCATGGTTTGTAGACAGGTTCACGTTGAAAAAATAGGGCAGGTTTACCTTGTTCGTGAGTATACTAATGTATGACGAAGAATTAGGTGATCTCGTGTGAAACCGTCGAACAGGTGGTATTTCACAGACCATACTACCAACACTCATTTTTGAATGACAGGTGGGTGATAAGCTTGAAGCCAATGGAGAGCAATATTTTAGTTGAGTCAAGTGGAATTCCGAGTTCAACCAATCGTATTCAAGTAGTATTCAAGCGTGAGCTCCCCAAAAAGCCAGCAAATACATTGGCAGCAAGTATTAGTGCAACAGCACCCTCGGAATTGTTGTCATTATTTGATGAATTGGAAGGGCTTGTAGGATTACAAGAAGCAAAGAAAACGATTTATGAGATCTATGCATTACTCAAAATCAACAAAGAGCGGGAAAAACATCATCTAAAGCAGGAAAAGCAAGTATTTCACATGGTATTCAAAGGGAATCCGGGCACCGGCAAAACGACGGTTGCCCGTTTATTTGGTAAAATGTTCCGTGAGATGGGTATATTGAGTAAAGGACACTTAATAGAAGTCGAACGTGCGGATTTGGTAGGAGAATTCATCGGGCATACGGCACAAAAAACGCGTGATCTGGTCAAGAAAGCGCTGGGGGGCATCTTGTTTATCGATGAGGCGTACTCATTGGCTCGGGGCGGCGAAAAAGATTTCGGCAAAGAGGCAGTAGATTGTTTAACCAAAGCACTTGAGGACTCAAACAAAGACTTCATCTGTATTATTGCCGGTTACAATGAAGAAATGGAGAATTTCCTGGATCTAAACCCAGGCCTTCCTTCTCGTTTCCCCGTTCACATTACGTTTGACGACTACAGTGTCGATGAATTATTGGAAATTGCAAATATCATGGCACGGAATAAAGATTTTGAAATTACAAAAGATGGACTAGAAAAAATAAAGAGAACCGTCTCAGGAATTGTAAGTGACCCTTTCCAGATGAATTTCAGTAATGCGAGGTTTATCAGGAATTGTATTGAAAAGGCAATTAGAGTTCAGGCCGTTAGATTAATCAAGGCAAACGAGTTTGGACGAGATGATTTAGTAAAGCTTAAACCAGAAGACTTCTCTATTTAGTCTTCTGGTTTTTTAATATGATGCCAGATGACTAATATTGGCTGTGATGCAAATACTAACGTCAAATAAATTTCCAAGAGGTGAATATCATGGCACGATCAAATCGTCTCATCAATGAACAGGCTAATGCGGTTCTAAACCAGCTGAAGAACGATATTGCCAATGGATTTGGGGTAGCACTTGGGGGAGAAACCACATCGCGTCAGAACGGCTCTGTAGGCGGCGAAATGACGAAGCAATTGGTACAATTTGCGGAGAAGCAACTTACTCAAGTCTAATGAGCGTTAAATGTCACGACAATTAATACCCCCTTTGATTTATTCATTGGGGGTATTTTTGGTATGTGGACATCATGCCTGAAGGACAGCGCATTTTGTCAGGGGTACGCCGTAACGAATAAGGGGAAATTGTGGTATGATAGGGGAAGAAAGGGCGTGAATCGGTGAACGATCTGATTAAAACCAAAGAGACCGCCATCTTGGTTGGTTGCCTTTTAGATAACCGTGATGAAGAACGCATGCGTCTGTCACTTGAGGAGCTACAAGAGCTCGCGGATACGGCCGGCGTGGAAGTGTTAGATGTGATCACGCAAAACCGTGAACGGATTGACCCGGCCTGGTATTTAGGCACCGGTAAAATCGATGAGCTCGCGCAACGTGCTGAAGAGCTGGATGTGGATGTCGTGATCTTTAACGATGAACTTTCTCCGAGTCAGACTCGTAATCTGGATCGTATTTTTGATTGCAAAGTCATTGACCGGACCCAGCTTATTCTCGATATTTTCGCAGGTCGTGCTCAGTCTCGCGAGGGGAAGATTCAGGTAGAGCTGGCTCAGTACAACTATTTACTCCCTCGTCTGGCAGGGCAAGGCAAACAGCTTTCTCGCCTGGGTGGTGGGATTGGTACGAGAGGTCCTGGTGAATCCAAGCTGGAGAGCGATCGCCGTCATATTCGCAGAAGGATTACGGAGCTCAAACAGCAACTGACCGATACCGTTCGGACCCGTCAACTCCATCGGGAAAGACGGAAGAAAAACAATGTCTTTCAAGTTGCGCTGGTCGGTTACACCAACGCAGGCAAGTCCACGATTCTCAATCAGTTGACGAATGCCAACACCCTGCAGGAAGATAAGCTTTTCGCGACTCTCGATCCGACGACACGTCAGCTTTCCCTTCCAAGCGGGATGGAGGTACTACTCACGGATACGGTTGGATTTATTCAAGATTTGCCAACAAGCCTAGTAGCTGCGTTCCGTTCTACACTGGAAGGGGTTAAGGAAGCTGACCTGATTTTGCACGTAGTCGACAGTCATCATCCTGACTTGCAGATTCATATCCAAGTAGTCGATCGGATTTTGCGCGAATTAAAAGCGGAAGACATTCCCCAGCTCGTTGTTTTTAACAAGGCAGATGCCATGGCTGAAGGTACGTATTTGCCTCCCGCAGACGAGTGGATCTTGATTTCTGCGATGCGAGAAGATGATTTGAAACGTTTGTTAAAGCGGATTGAATCATATGCGCTTGCGACTTTTAACCAAATGACCCTAAAGGTGCCTGTAGAGCGCGGAGATATCCTGTCGCTTTTGCATCGGGAAGGAGTCGAGATGGAGCAACATTTTGATGAAGAAGAAGAGTCCTATCGTGTCACGGTACGCGTGAATCGGGATAACCCGATTTATGGACGGATTGCCCCTTTCCTCCTGGACAAACCAGAGACTGTCGAAGAGAGTTGGTAAGATAGCTGATGTTTCAATATTTTTCCCATGGCGAGAAGCTTCGTCCTCTCGTCTTAGAAGTAGAAGCGACGATTTCAGAAAGACACAGACAGGTCGCGGCGCTCGTCGATACTAATCAATTAAAGGTGCTGCGCTCGTTTCAAAAGCATGAAGTCAATGAATTTCATTTCTCTCCATCGACTGGGTACGGCTACGACGATTCCGGTCGTTCCACATTGGAATCCATTTACGCAGAAGTATTCGGGGGAGAAGCGGCGCTAGTACGACCGCATATCATCTCGGGCACACATGCCATTGCGATTTCCTTGTTTGGGGTATTGCGTCCAGGTGATGATTTGCTTTATATCACTGGTAAACCTTACGACACGTTGGAAGAAGTCGTTGGTGTACGAGGAGAAGGGCAAGGCTCGCTCAAAGATTACGGGATTGGCTACAGCTACGTCCCACTGACACCTGAGGGTGAAATCGACTTCATTGCGGTTGCGGGAGCCATCACTCCTAAGACAAAAGTAATTGGCATCCAGCGCTCACGTGGGTATGCAGATCGCCCTTCCTTTACGATCGCCAAGATTCAAGAGATGATCCGACTCGTCAAAGAAATGAAGCCAGATGTAATCGTGTTCGTTGATAACTGCTACGGAGAGTTTACCGAAGAGCAGGAGCCTTTGCATGTAGGGGCCGACATCATGGCAGGATCGCTTATCAAAAATCCCGGTGGTGGCTTAGTCAAAACCGGGGGATACATCGTCGGTCGACAGGACCTCGTGCAACTGGCCTCTTACAGGATGGCAGCACCAGGGATAGGAGCAGAGGGTGGAGCATCACTGTATTCTTTGTTGGAAATGTTCCAAGGCTTTTTCCTAGCTCCTCACGTTGTAGGGGAGGCACTGAAAGGTGCGGTGTTTTCTTCTGCGATCCTGGAACGACTCGGGTTCAAAACGAACCCACTTTGGCATGAGCCTCGCACAGACTTGATTCAATCCGTAGAGTTTGGATCTGCTGAGCGTCTTATCGCGTTTTGCCAAGGGATACAAAAAGCAGCACCTGTTGATTCGCATGTAACACCCTACCCGAGTGAAATGCCAGGGTATGCGGATCCAGTGATTATGGCAGCGGGAACGTTCATTCAAGGGGCAAGCATCGAGTTTTCTGCGGATGGTCCTATTCGCCCGCCTTACCTTGGCTTCGTTCAAGGCGGCCTGACATACTCCCATGTGAAAGTCGGGATATTGACGGCACTGAATGGATTACTGGAAAAGGATTTGCTTGATATTCCTGTGTCTGAATGATGAAATGGAAAACAGCGATACGTCATGTTTGTCAAGTGGCGTCCCGCTGTTTTTTTAATTGTCATAACTTGTTACGTAATCTTTTCTAACATCTGTTGACAGGGTTTGTGATGTTGCATACAATAAAAGCATAAGGAAAACAATTGAGGAGGGACAAGTCATGAGTGATGACATTCGCCGGAATATGGCCCTCTTTCCCATTGGAATCGTCATGAAGCTGACGGATCTTACTGCGAGGCAAATTCGCTACTATGAACAAAACGAGCTTATACACCCAGCCCGCACCGAAGGGAAACAGCGCCTCTTTTCCTTCAACGATGTAGATTGCCTGTTGGAAATTAAAGCCCTGATTGAAAAGGGACTTAACATTGCGGGAATCAAGCAAGTCTTGCAAATGCAAGAACCTGCAGCGGAACAGACTGAGATTTCCACTACTTCTGAGGCAAAACGCAAGGATATGACCGACAAGGAGTTACACCAGCTCCTCAGACAACAGATTATGTATCACAATGCTTCTCGTAATGGCGAGAATGCATTGATACGTGGAGAGCTTTCCCGCTTCTTCCACTGATATAAAGGGTATACAGAGACAGGAGGAGAGAAATGTGAGCAAGTTTACGAGAGAAGACATTATGCGTTTGGCCCAAGAAGAGGACGTAAGGTACATCCGGTTGCAGTTTACTGACCTGATGGGGATTATTAAAAACGTAGAAATCCCTTTGTCCCAACTGACTAAGGCACTCGATGGCAAAATGATGTTTGATGGATCTTCCATCGAAGGATTCGTTCGTATCGAGGAATCTGACATGTACCTGGTTCCAGATTTGGATACATGGGTAGTATTCCCTTGGGGTAACGAGCATGGCAAAATTGCACGTCTGATCTGTGATATCCACAATCCGGATGGCTCTCCATTTGAAGGTGACCCACGTTATATTCTGAAGCGTGCTCTGAAAGAAGCAGAAGATATGGGCTTCACAGCATTTAACGTAGGTCCAGAACCTGAGTTCTTCCTGTTCAAACTGGACGAAAAAGGCGAGCCTACTCTTGATCTGAATGACCAAGGCGGATACTTCGACTTCGCTCCACTCGACCTCGGTGAAAACTGTCGCCGTGATATCGTGCTGACTCTGGAAAAGATGGGCTTTGAAGTGGAAGCTTCTCACCACGAGGTAGCTCCAGGTCAACACGAGATCGACTTTAAATATGCAAACGCGTTGCAAGCTGCTGACCAAATTTTGACTTTCAAGCTAGTAGTAAAAACGATTGCTCAAAAACATGGTCTGCATGCGACATTCATGCCAAAACCTCTTTATGGTGTAGCTGGTTCTGGTATGCATGCGAACCAATCGCTGTTCCGTGGAAAAGAAAATGCCTTCTATGATGAGACAGACGAAATGGGTCTGAGTCAAACAGCTAAGTATTATCTGGCGGGTATTTTGCAGCATGCACGTGGTTTTACTGCAATTACGAACCCGTTGGTAAACTCCTACAAACGTTTGGTTCCAGGATACGAAGCTCCATGCTACGTTGCATGGTCTGGTAAAAACCGTTCTCCTCTGATTCGTATCCCTGCTTCTAGAGGAATGGGTACTCGTATCGAAGTTCGCAGCCCAGATCCTTCAACAAACCCATATCTGGCCCTTGCTGTTATGCTAAAAGCTGGCTTGGACGGTATCAAGAACAAAGTGACCGTACCACCTGCAATTGACCGCAATATTTACGTGATGTCCGAGGAAGATCGCGAAGCAAACGGGATTGAAAACCTGCCTGCTTCTTTGAAGGAAGCGATCGAGTGCCTGAAATCTGACCCAGTTATCTGCGAAGCTCTGGGTGAGCACGCTCTGGTTCACTTCATCGAAGCAAAAGAAATCGAGTGGGATATGTTCCGCACACGCGTTCACGCTTGGGAGCGCGAGCAGTACATGAGCACTTATTAATTAGCGAAACCCCTTGTGCCTCTAGGTGCGAGGGGTTTTTCTTTGCCTAATTTCCATGGTCTTTTCAAAGAAAGATTTGTACGTATGAAAACGATGTAGCCTCATATGATCCTGCTGAAGCCATTGGTCACGAACGAAAAGGCAAAGCCAGGACCGTATTTGACATTTAATTGAAAGTGGTGTAAAACTGATATAACCAAATGACCTTACCAAATTCATTGACGAGAAAGAGTACGCTATTACCTTGTTCCCCAGAGAGTTGGCCTCGTGCTGAAAGCCAACGTTCAAGACTTAGCCGAAAATCCTCTCCGAGAAGGAAAGCTGAAGAGACGTAAGTAAGCTGCCCCGGGATCCCGCCGTTACAAGGGACGCGTATGATGGTACGTAGTAGAGTGCTGAAAAGTCATGAAGGATATGATCTTTTCGGAACAAGGGTGGTATCGCGAGATGAAATCTCGTCCCTTAGGGGGCGGGATTTTTTTGTTTTTCTTGGACACTCCCTCCATCAATTTATCAGAAGAAGGGATGAAATCGATGAGAACAGTGGATGCGAAAGAAAAAGCGAGGGCACGAGAGCTCCGTATTTTAAAACAGTGGAAACAAGACGATACGTTTCGAAAATCGATTGAAAATCGAGTAGGTAAACCGAACTATGTGTTTTACGAAGGTCCTCCAACAGCCAATGGCCAGCCTCATATCGGGCACGTACTTGGACGTGTCATCAAAGATTTTATCGGACGATACAAAACGATGTCGGGATATCGAGTCGTTCGTAAGGCAGGCTGGGATACGCACGGTCTACCTGTAGAGCTTGGTGTGGAAAAGCAGTTGGGGATATCAGGCAAACAAGAGATTGAAAATTACGGGGTAGCGAAGTTTGTAGAACAGTGCAAAAGCAGCGTTTTTGAATATGAGAAGCAATGGCGAGAGCTAACTGAGGGTATTGCTTATTGGACCGACATGGACCATCCATACGTTACACTCACCAATGAGTACATCGAGAGCGTCTGGCACATCTTGTCCGAGATCCACAAAAAAGAACTGCTGTACAAAGGTCACCGCGTTAGCCCGTATTGCCCGGATTGTCAGACGACGCTGAGCTCTCATGAAGTAGCTCAAGGCTATGAAGACGTGAAAGATCTGAGTGCAACTGTGAAATTTCGGAGCAAAAATGGTGAGGATATATTTCTCGCATGGACGACGACACCATGGACACTTCCTGCCAACGTAGCTTTAGCAGTGAACAAAGAGATCGACTATGTGCGTGTGAAAAAGAACGATGAAGTGTATGTGGTAGCCAAGAATCTTGTCGAGACCGTCATGAAGGAAGACTTTGAGATCTTATCTACACATAAAGGAGCCGAATTCATCGGTACCGCGTATGAACCACCATTTGGCTATATCAACGTTAACAAAGGACACATCGTGGTCGATGCCGACTATGTCAGTGATAAAAGCGGTACAGGTATTGTCCATATTGCACCTGCGCATGGAGAAGACGACT
This is a stretch of genomic DNA from Brevibacillus choshinensis. It encodes these proteins:
- a CDS encoding MerR family transcriptional regulator, whose protein sequence is MSDDIRRNMALFPIGIVMKLTDLTARQIRYYEQNELIHPARTEGKQRLFSFNDVDCLLEIKALIEKGLNIAGIKQVLQMQEPAAEQTEISTTSEAKRKDMTDKELHQLLRQQIMYHNASRNGENALIRGELSRFFH
- a CDS encoding DUF4184 family protein — its product is MPFTFAHPAIVLPLRQHHYFHFPALLIGSMAPDYEYFFRMQAYSTYSHTIVGVFYFDIPLVIMLWLLYTHVVKRPLLHSLPAFIGKSFHLDGTRQSTDALRSWRSSVIFLYSALLGIISHLVWDAFTHKGAFAVARLPFLTQHLSLGGIDLPVYKVLQHGSTCVGFAAIAFVIWRCGKGIPTSTVKRVVPAWLKWLYWLGIATGGVAVACLHLLATKGSLSLTHLLSGIVPFLSGCMITLIVLSWFVDRFTLKK
- a CDS encoding AAA family ATPase, which gives rise to MESNILVESSGIPSSTNRIQVVFKRELPKKPANTLAASISATAPSELLSLFDELEGLVGLQEAKKTIYEIYALLKINKEREKHHLKQEKQVFHMVFKGNPGTGKTTVARLFGKMFREMGILSKGHLIEVERADLVGEFIGHTAQKTRDLVKKALGGILFIDEAYSLARGGEKDFGKEAVDCLTKALEDSNKDFICIIAGYNEEMENFLDLNPGLPSRFPVHITFDDYSVDELLEIANIMARNKDFEITKDGLEKIKRTVSGIVSDPFQMNFSNARFIRNCIEKAIRVQAVRLIKANEFGRDDLVKLKPEDFSI
- the infC gene encoding translation initiation factor IF-3 produces the protein MIMNEKIKASEVLLTGVNGEDLGIMSTKEALKIAKELQVDLVCQSLASSPPPCQLVSRTDFKQQVIKESAKNRKVEKGPKLKEIRLSAYIEDHDYDTKKGQAERILTSGDAVQLTVRLEKKESQEAKKLVEQLIRELTHCGKQDKGIQVSGKQVIAVMLPH
- the hflX gene encoding GTPase HflX, which codes for MNDLIKTKETAILVGCLLDNRDEERMRLSLEELQELADTAGVEVLDVITQNRERIDPAWYLGTGKIDELAQRAEELDVDVVIFNDELSPSQTRNLDRIFDCKVIDRTQLILDIFAGRAQSREGKIQVELAQYNYLLPRLAGQGKQLSRLGGGIGTRGPGESKLESDRRHIRRRITELKQQLTDTVRTRQLHRERRKKNNVFQVALVGYTNAGKSTILNQLTNANTLQEDKLFATLDPTTRQLSLPSGMEVLLTDTVGFIQDLPTSLVAAFRSTLEGVKEADLILHVVDSHHPDLQIHIQVVDRILRELKAEDIPQLVVFNKADAMAEGTYLPPADEWILISAMREDDLKRLLKRIESYALATFNQMTLKVPVERGDILSLLHREGVEMEQHFDEEEESYRVTVRVNRDNPIYGRIAPFLLDKPETVEESW
- a CDS encoding methionine gamma-lyase family protein; amino-acid sequence: MFQYFSHGEKLRPLVLEVEATISERHRQVAALVDTNQLKVLRSFQKHEVNEFHFSPSTGYGYDDSGRSTLESIYAEVFGGEAALVRPHIISGTHAIAISLFGVLRPGDDLLYITGKPYDTLEEVVGVRGEGQGSLKDYGIGYSYVPLTPEGEIDFIAVAGAITPKTKVIGIQRSRGYADRPSFTIAKIQEMIRLVKEMKPDVIVFVDNCYGEFTEEQEPLHVGADIMAGSLIKNPGGGLVKTGGYIVGRQDLVQLASYRMAAPGIGAEGGASLYSLLEMFQGFFLAPHVVGEALKGAVFSSAILERLGFKTNPLWHEPRTDLIQSVEFGSAERLIAFCQGIQKAAPVDSHVTPYPSEMPGYADPVIMAAGTFIQGASIEFSADGPIRPPYLGFVQGGLTYSHVKVGILTALNGLLEKDLLDIPVSE
- a CDS encoding multidrug effflux MFS transporter — its product is MNNLAKELETPKSSVSRSRRLWMAVILGSLSAFGPLSLDMYLPALPMLETDLQTTTSMAQMSLTACLVGLSVGQLFAGPLSDVQGRRKPLLIGLIFYALASFLCAVAPSIWTFLLLRLVQGMAGSAGIVIARATVRDLYSGTELTKFFALLMLINGIAPIAAPIVGGQLLQVTSWHGVFFALGLIGVVMFFTVMFGLPETLPARMRSKGGLGNTLKTFSGLIKDRTFMGYALSQGLVTAAMFAYISGSPFVLQEIFGVSPQMFSVIFAVNGLGIIIASQITGKLAGNVKETKLFVTGISIAAIGGITLLTMILLDTGLFAVLVPLFFVVSSVGIVGATGFSLAMANQSKAAGSASALQGLISFIGGGIVAPLVGIGGSSTAVPMGVVMAVATVLSTLCYLFMIRRKS
- a CDS encoding MarR family winged helix-turn-helix transcriptional regulator, which gives rise to MDFDYVNALTHIMGHVMKLHRHNLDLLIQKYDVHPGQPPLLLRLYRHGGLMQKELARSMNVKPATLTVMINRMEKSGLVTRTPDPNDQRISRVYLTEKGKVATLAVKEALQLLETRCFEHFTDEETTLLRGMLTRLHTDMETFNREYSS
- the glnA gene encoding type I glutamate--ammonia ligase, whose product is MSKFTREDIMRLAQEEDVRYIRLQFTDLMGIIKNVEIPLSQLTKALDGKMMFDGSSIEGFVRIEESDMYLVPDLDTWVVFPWGNEHGKIARLICDIHNPDGSPFEGDPRYILKRALKEAEDMGFTAFNVGPEPEFFLFKLDEKGEPTLDLNDQGGYFDFAPLDLGENCRRDIVLTLEKMGFEVEASHHEVAPGQHEIDFKYANALQAADQILTFKLVVKTIAQKHGLHATFMPKPLYGVAGSGMHANQSLFRGKENAFYDETDEMGLSQTAKYYLAGILQHARGFTAITNPLVNSYKRLVPGYEAPCYVAWSGKNRSPLIRIPASRGMGTRIEVRSPDPSTNPYLALAVMLKAGLDGIKNKVTVPPAIDRNIYVMSEEDREANGIENLPASLKEAIECLKSDPVICEALGEHALVHFIEAKEIEWDMFRTRVHAWEREQYMSTY
- a CDS encoding alpha/beta-type small acid-soluble spore protein, which codes for MARSNRLINEQANAVLNQLKNDIANGFGVALGGETTSRQNGSVGGEMTKQLVQFAEKQLTQV